The following coding sequences lie in one Syngnathoides biaculeatus isolate LvHL_M chromosome 16, ASM1980259v1, whole genome shotgun sequence genomic window:
- the LOC133514520 gene encoding phosphomannomutase 1 isoform X1: MEQVDICADRKVLCLFDVDGTLTPPREKIDPELDAFFQTLRRKVKTGIVGGSDYSKIAEQLGEGDDVIHKFDYVFAENGAVQYKDGKLRSKHAIQNQIGEELLQDLINFCLSYMGLIKLPKKRGTFIEFRNGMLNISPIGRSCSLEERIEFSEIDKAVSSALTSSLKAGTRGYVWICWRLTAWTPSTSLAMKRQMEETITKSSTTHVRSASRSSPPKRLPGCASNFFFHEPSSESRSRFHGPQNLVECFVVAAERRPADLTRLVANY; this comes from the exons ATGGAGCAGGTCGACATCTGTGCGGACAGAAAGGTGCTGTGCCTGTTTGATGTGGATGGGACTCTGACGCCACCCAGAGAG AAAATCGACCCAGAGCTGGACGCGTTCTTCCAAACGCTGCGAAGGAAAGTCAAGACCGGCATCGTCGGCGGGTCGGACTATTCCAAGATAGCCGAACAGCTCGGGGAAGGAGATGACG TCATACACAAGTTTGACTATGTATTCGCTGAGAATGGCGCCGTGCAGTACAAAGACGGGAAACTCCGTTCGAAACAT GCAATCCAGAACCAGATCGGTGAGGAATTGCTGCAGGACCTGATCAACTTCTGCCTGAGTTACATGGGGCTCATCAAACTGCCAAAGAAAAG GGGGACGTTCATCGAGTTCCGGAACGGAATGCTCAACATTTCCCCCATCGGTCGCAGCTGCAGCTTAGAGGAGCGAATCGAATTCTCTGAAATtgacaag GCGGTCTCATCAGCTTTGACATCTTCCCTGAAGGCTGGGACAAGAGGTTATGTCTGGATCTGCTGGAGACTGACGGCCTGGACGCCATCTACTTCTTTGGCAATGAAACGTCAgat ggaGGAAACGATTACGAAATCTTCAACGACCCACGTACGATCGGCTTCACGGTCTTCTCCCCCCAAGAGACTGCCAGGCTGTgccagcaactttttttttcatgagccaTCAAGCGAATCCCGATCTCGTTTTCACGGACCGCAGAACTTGGTGGAATGTTTTGTTGTAGCTGCTGAACGTCGACCGGCGGATCTGACCCGGTTGGTTGCGAACTACTGA
- the LOC133514520 gene encoding phosphomannomutase 1 isoform X2 — translation MEQVDICADRKVLCLFDVDGTLTPPREKIDPELDAFFQTLRRKVKTGIVGGSDYSKIAEQLGEGDDVIHKFDYVFAENGAVQYKDGKLRSKHAIQNQIGEELLQDLINFCLSYMGLIKLPKKRGTFIEFRNGMLNISPIGRSCSLEERIEFSEIDKREKIRERFVDALKEEFAGKGLRFTRGGLISFDIFPEGWDKRLCLDLLETDGLDAIYFFGNETSDGGNDYEIFNDPRTIGFTVFSPQETARLCQQLFFS, via the exons ATGGAGCAGGTCGACATCTGTGCGGACAGAAAGGTGCTGTGCCTGTTTGATGTGGATGGGACTCTGACGCCACCCAGAGAG AAAATCGACCCAGAGCTGGACGCGTTCTTCCAAACGCTGCGAAGGAAAGTCAAGACCGGCATCGTCGGCGGGTCGGACTATTCCAAGATAGCCGAACAGCTCGGGGAAGGAGATGACG TCATACACAAGTTTGACTATGTATTCGCTGAGAATGGCGCCGTGCAGTACAAAGACGGGAAACTCCGTTCGAAACAT GCAATCCAGAACCAGATCGGTGAGGAATTGCTGCAGGACCTGATCAACTTCTGCCTGAGTTACATGGGGCTCATCAAACTGCCAAAGAAAAG GGGGACGTTCATCGAGTTCCGGAACGGAATGCTCAACATTTCCCCCATCGGTCGCAGCTGCAGCTTAGAGGAGCGAATCGAATTCTCTGAAATtgacaag AGAGAAAAGATCAGGGAGAGGTTTGTTGATGCCTTGAAAGAGGAATTTGCCGGAAAGGGATTGCGCTTCAcaagag GCGGTCTCATCAGCTTTGACATCTTCCCTGAAGGCTGGGACAAGAGGTTATGTCTGGATCTGCTGGAGACTGACGGCCTGGACGCCATCTACTTCTTTGGCAATGAAACGTCAgat ggaGGAAACGATTACGAAATCTTCAACGACCCACGTACGATCGGCTTCACGGTCTTCTCCCCCCAAGAGACTGCCAGGCTGTgccagcaactttttttttcatga